Part of the Octopus bimaculoides isolate UCB-OBI-ISO-001 chromosome 18, ASM119413v2, whole genome shotgun sequence genome is shown below.
GCGAAGTTTACACCCCCGACTGGTTAGGCTGATATCTTTGTACACTGGAATAGTTAGCACACTTAGTATTGGGGCTTAACATTTAACATGACCAATCTGGGGTCCGTCAGAGTTACGTTTTGGCTCCCACTCTGTTCAATGCTTGCAAGGACAGGATACTTGACTGGATGGTGGCTCGGACGAGTTGTGGAGCGCTCATTGATGAAATCAGGATTACTGATCtggattttgatgatgatattgttattcTTGCTGAGTCTCTGGATGTCTTAAGGAGTGCCCTTCTTTCACTAAGTGAGAAGGCCGAACCACTTGGCCTTAAAATTTCTTGGGTCAAGATAAAAGTTCAGTCTTTCGTTGGCTTCTTGAGGGATTCCATCTCGTCTGCCTCCGTTGCAATTGAGAATGTTGAAGTTGTTGATCACTTCACTTATCTCAACAACATGATCCATAGCAGTATTAGCTGCGAGTTCGAAGTCCTGAAAAGACTTGGGAGTGCTGATGTAGTTGTGAAATCACTGAATAAAGATGTTTAGCACTACCGATATCTGAGCAAGAAGACAAAAGTTCGGATCATGGATACTGTCCGGAGCCTTTAAGGGCTGCCTGAACTCCTTTGCTACTAAAACGCTTTGCAGGATTATTGGTGGGATTTCGTATCCAGCCAATAACTATACACAGAAACTGGGATATACTTGTGTAATTCGGTAGCGTCAGTTCACACTGTTTGGTCATGTTGCTCTACTTTCCGAGTTGGATCTTGTGTATTGTGTTCTGGGGTGACAGCACGTATTGGTCGATCACATATCTCATGGTCACGGCGGATAAGGAAGTATTTCGTGGAGATATGGAACTGATTGGGACACTGCTCGGAGGGTAACGCTAGACGACCTGAGGTGATATCGACAAACAGTGGATGCAGAAACGAGCTGAAACGACGCATGCCTCCATACTTGACCTGATGTAGATGGGAGAAAAGTTACAATTCATTGCCTCATGCTTGCATGCACACAGTATGTGCTTGAAATTCTGGAATATTTACAGTTCCTTTCATGTCTTGTAACCGTAGTTTTCTAATTACCGGTATCGTTTCTGGTTTTGTGAAACCTAGCTTTTGAAGATTAGTACTGAGGCAGTTAGTTACATTTCCGAATTTCTCAATAATTTTCgatataaatctaaatatataccgTAAGTGGAGAATTTGCGGATTTCTCATTTGGGATAGACATTCTTTTCCACTTATCTTTAACATTGTCGACTGATAGACGACAAATTTCCACTAATGTGCTCACATTCCTTTCTCTGTTCTAGATTATTATAACTGTTCTTACATTTCACAACTGTTTTTATGTTCCGAAACATTCCACAATTACGGTTTCATACTATGAGTGAGTAAGCTACCCATGTCActgtaattattttgtattttttatgttcttCACTATCTTTTTCATAGATTACATTGCATAATGTTTTGGCCACCATATCATGCCACAGAAATGACAGCTGCAGAGTCAACATTGTCGTCGCATTTAAgagattttttttacttgtatctCTATCAATTTTGTGTATTAGGTATTTCATTGTAATATCCTGATTGGAGTTTTAGAGTTTGTATTGACCGGCCATCTCGATGATAAAGTTGTAaggaaatgattttttaaaaagaaaagatgactTTGTTCTTTTCGTCATTCTCTGTacaactttttatattttgtgtaggTATTGCTTATTTTAAAACAGATTGGTTTCTAAAAGAACGCTATTATCGTTGGTATTTAAATATCGTCACATTTCGACATATGTTTACATCTTCTAGGCTGTTGATCGTCACAAATGAGCATAGCTTTTGGTGTGAGTCAAGTAATTAAATCAGTCAAGATTGTTGATAGTATTCAGCGGAATATTTGACACATATGTTATAATTTTCGTTTTACTGATACGTAGCTATAGATTCATCGCTAGAAATAGATTAAGCAGTGCCTTAATGACATTTTGATCACTCAAGTAATATCTTCCTCAGATATGTGACATATCTTCTGTTCTtgattatttcttattctttttcaagTGCAATGTTACAGCTATCTCTTGCTCATTGACTGTGACAGTATAATACTGAAATGTAACAAAATGTAATTGTCACGTGTCCAAGAAAGGCTTATAGTAACTCTCGATATAAGCATCCTCAGATTTACGTGCAAAATACGGTGCATAACTATCAATACTTTTTTTTGGTATGCATAACGTTTCTCCTTCAAGTCACTGATAAGATAGATTTGCCTAGCAGTTCTGAGATCGCATAGAACGTCTTCAGCTACTGAATAGTTCTTAAGATATTCCTTTCCGAATCGCGAGCTACTCTTCTCCCGTTTGAGCACtttgttgatgtgtttgtgtttattgttgttgttttgcagttGTTGTCTGACTAATAGTATACGAAACCCAAAAGATGTCTGGATTGTTCTTTACTCTGTTCATCTCCTTGTCTCTTCTATAAACCTTTTTGATATCATTATGGTTGAGGAATTTGTATTTGACGTTATGAATTTTGCAGGTTTTACTTGCAATGGAGCGGATTTTCTTTATACTCCAGTATAGTGTCCAAAGTGTCGATACCAGGATACCGGTACAGCAAACGCTTTGTAGTACGTTCTCTTGCAGCAAGAGGTTCAGATAACCATCAGTGTTCACAGCAATTTGTATGAGCCAGAGTAATAAATAACTACGTATTTGGAGAGGAATAGAACGTTGTGAAATTATTGATCATAATGTCTTTCGGTTGAAAAGCATTTTCCCAAGTTCAACTATAAGTATGAACATTTCTGTCAACCAAAGTCCATTTCTTTATAAATTGCAAACGTTGTTATTAAATCCATTCCCTtccttcattataaatatttccaGTGTCGATTTTAAGATCATCAATAAGATTATGAGTTACATTTGAGCTTCTTACAAACTTTAGCATAAAACTACTTCACCTTCATGAAACAATGACTGTTTGCtaccaaaataaatcaataaacaaaaaaatgaattccctagaatatttattttgaaatatgttttcaaatCAGTTACAATTCTATCCTTGTGTTTTCAGTTTCAAATGAGAGAACGATTGATCAGATTTTTCTGAGGCTTTCAATAACAATAAACTAGTTCAGTAAACAATTTTGCTACATGTAGTGATTCCAGGTGTCATAAGTTGTGAACATAGTAAAAAGCCCTTTTGCTATATTATCACTAGCATTATGAGTTCCCAAATTTTCAAGAAGATCCcacaaaattttctaaaataagtCCACAACACctacagaaaaacacacatacatgtatgggaGGAGGATAGACGGATAACCTGGATTAGTTCTTGCACATTTTTATAATGCCTACTTTAATAAGTTCAAATAACACACTATTAAAAGGGTTCCCATGCTTAGAaccaaatgaaagaaatatttgtaaaaaacaGTCTACAAATTTCACTTGCTTAAACACATACGTTAAAACGTATAAATTGCAACCAAATATTTTCTCTAGTGCCAAATATGccgaacaacaacaattaaactaCCTAAATACTCTtgtgaacattaaaacatttaattaacaAATATTCCATACTAATATCACTGTAATATGCTTAAATGGCAACCAGCATAAATAATACCAATCTGCCAACTAACTAAACCTTACCACAAGGATTGTGAATCCTTAAATACCAACCCCCCTAAAAACTGACATACCAAGTAACCCACCTGAATACAAAGATCAAAACACTTAACTGAACTCTAAGATTTAATCTTCACATTCTCAAAGCAAAATGTAAATATCCCAAAAGGTAAATATTCTATTAATATCTAAATAAGACCAACAACAGCCAACCAAGTGGCAAATCTGCTGTCTAACAACCTAGCAACATTCCTTTGTGAACACCTTCAACTTGAAGATGACACACCTAAACATACACACCTAATTACAaagcatgaataaattctaaccATTAGCACTTCTCCAaagttaatcaataaaaattctaCATACTTTCTTGTCACCATAACCTACCTTGCAACATAGTTACCATTCAGCAAAACTCTGGCTTCCCTAGACATTTTAAACTTAACATAGACTATATAAAACCAAAATGAATCCAAACGAATTACAGTCCTGTGATGGCTTCcgtagccgaaacttcgaagtcactgtcattaccatttttattaaagaatattgaatttctactctaccaaatgtattgagtaatccttcaattgAATGTAAttacaacagaaaaacaaacattaatatatatatatatatatatatatatatatatatatatataaatttgaattaagcagaaaatggagaaatcttgATTAACAACGATTGACTACCAGcgactattatttttttaatacaaaactttatcccaactaacagccgtttctgcttccaatgtcctACAGTGTTGccaaagaaaattctgagaataatattcgtcatatttTGTAACACATCCGATCTGGAACATGGATCTTCatcagaatgaagaaaaatacataaaataaaataaaataaaataaaagaacttcGAGAAGGGGAATGAAAgcttaatatatttgaatcataccattttgcagtgtaaCGCTTCAGGCTGTTGAGTAATTGActaaactaaaaatattaattgGTGGGTTAATCTTTCTTTGGGGGTAACAGGgtgtataaatgataaaaatgtaaaataagtaCTTAGCATAACGGGATACGTCAATAGGTCTAGAAAAAGAGGGAATGATAGTGCCATAAAGTTCAGAAGTAATCATAATAGTTCTTAAAATTTGTTAATAGTACTAATTAATATTAATCCAAATAACATACccataaattaattacatttatttacttactgatATATTGTAAAGACCAACCACCTATTGTCCGTAATGGGATTGACCAAAGTCCAACTTTCAATATAATTGGTCAGTTAACTCTACTAACAGGCCGAggaaaatgctgagcagcatttcgtccgtcttttcgttctgagttcaaattccaccgaggtctactttgcctttcatcctttcaggtcgataaaataagtatcagttgaacactgaggtcgatataattgatttacagCCTCCCCAAGCtagctggtcttgtaccaaaatttgaaaccaatacacacacacacgagcgcgcNNNNNNNNNNTATTGTCGTAAAAGTTTTGGCTGGTTGCTCGGCTGTTCCAGTGCTAgctatttcatatacatacacgctcacacacatccacatccacacactCAATTATAAAAACCCATTCTGTTACCAGTTCGCGTACACGCTAGCCAGTtggtgcccgaacaagtctggcatacatttatatagctcGTAAGGAAGACCATCAAGTCCCGGCGACTTACCCGCTTTACAATCAGCCATAGCCTCCGTCACCTCCAACGGCGTGATCGGCCCCTCGCAAGCCTTCGCATCCATCAGGACCGCCATCACCCGCGAACAGCTGGGCAAAGTACTTCCGAAATTCCTCACACATTTCTTCGGGTTCGTTTACCAAGACACCATTTTGGTTCGTCATAGACCGAATAGTGGAACTATTTCCTTGTGAagcttccaccactcgggcccatccagcggccttgattccttcacttcTCATCGCATGTAACTTAGCTCTGGTAATAATTCCCATGTGTTGTGTTTCAAGATACTGGTTCAACTCCAGTCTCTTTGCCTTCCCTTGGTTCGCATTACCAGACCGCAAAGCTTCTAGTTCCTTAACTATACCATCTCTTATTCTACGTCCCTTCTtagctaaacttatgctaaacctaatagactccTATTTTatggctctttttagggcgtaccaccatttattattaatgatggtatCTGTCAATGCCCTCTGAATTAACTTCTTGATCTGCTTTCTGTACTActcaatcgccaaaagggacgtatcgagtttccagtagccagatccatCCTGTCTATGTAACTTATCTACTGTCAGCTTACAGGTAACCATTttgtgatcactgtagctgactagATGAAACTGTGGACACTGAGCTATGCACTTATCTGTTTTTCTAATTAAAACCCTATCNNNNNNNNNNNNNNNNNNNNNNNNNNNNNNNNNNNNNNNNNNNNNNNNNNNNNNNNNNNNNNNNNNNNNNNNNNNNNNNNNNNNNNNNNNNNNNNNNNNNNNNNNNNNNNNNNNNNNNNNNNNNNNNNNNNNNNNNNNNNNNNNNNNNNNNNNNNNNNNNNNNNNNNNNNNNNNNNNNNNNNNNNNNNNNNNNNNNNNNNNNNNNNNNNNNNNNNNNNNNNNNNNNNNNNNNNNNNNNNNNNNNNNNNNNNNNNNNNNNNNNNNNNNNNNNNNNNNNNNNNNNNNNNNNNNNNNNNNNNNNNNNNNNNNNNNNNNNNNNNNNNNNNNNNNNNNNNNNNNNNNNNNNNNNNNNNNNNNNNNNNNNNNNNNNNNNNNNNNNNNNNNNNNNNNNNNNNNNNNNNNNNNNNNNNNNNNNNNNNNNNNNNNNNNNNNNNNNNNNNNNNNNNNNNNNNNNNNNNNNNNNNNNNNNNNNNNNNNNNNNNNNNNNNNNNNNNNNNNNNNNNNNNNNNNNNNNNNNNNNNNNNNNNNNNNNNNNNNNNNNNNNNNNNNNNNNNNNNNNNNNNNNNNNNNNNNNNNNNNNNNNNNNNNNNNNNNNNNNNNNNNNNNNNNNNNNNNNNNNNNNNNNNNNNNNNNNNNNNNNNNNNNNNNNNNNNNNNNNNNNNNNNNNNNNNNNNNNNNNNNNNNNNNNNNNNNNNNNNNNNNNNNNNNNNNNNNNNNNNNNNNNNNNNNNNNNNNNNNNNNNNNNNNNNNNNNNNNNNNNNNNNNNNNNNNNNNNNNNNNNNNNNNNNNNNNNNNNNNNNNNNNNNNNNNNNNNNNNNNNNNNNNNNNNNNNNNNNNNNNNNNNNNNNNNNNNNNNNNNNNNNNNNNNNNNNNNNNNNNNNNNNNNNNNNNNNNNNNNNNNNNNNNNNNNNNNNNNNNNNNNNNNNNNNNNNNNNNNNNNNNNNNNNNNNNNNNNNNNNNNNNNNNNNNNNNNNNNNNNNNNNNNNNNNNNNNNNNNNNNNNNNNNNNNNNNNNNNNNNNNNNNNNNNNNNNNNNNNNNNNNNNNNNNNNNNNNNNNNNNNNNNNNNNNNNNNNNNNNNNNNNNNNNNNNNNNNNNNNNNNNNNNNNNNNNNNNNNNNNNNNNNNNNNNNNNNNNNNNNNNNNNNNNNNNNNNNNNNNNNNNNNNNNNNNNNNNNNNNNNNNNNNNNNNNNNNNNNNNNNNNNNNNNNNNNNNNNNNNNNNNNNNNNNNNNNNNNNNNNNNNNNNNNNNNNNNNNNNNNNNNNNNNNNNNNNNNNNNNNNNNNNNNNNNNNNNNNNNNNNNNNNNNNNNNNNNNNNNNNNNNNNNNNNNNNNNNNNNNNNNNNNNNNNNNNNNNNNNNNNNNNNNNNNNNNNNNNNNNNNNNNNNNNNNNNNNNNNNNNNNNNNNNNNNNNNNNNNNNNNNNNNNNNNNNNNNNNNNNNNNNNNNNNNNNNNNNNNNNNNNNNNNNNNNNNNNNNNNNNNNNNNNNNNNNNNNNNNNNNNNNNNNNNNNNNNNNNNNNNNNNNNNNNNNNNNNNNNNNNNNNNNNNNNNNNNNNNNNNNNNNNNNNNNNNNNNNNNNNNNNNNNNNNNNNNNNNNNNNNNNNNNNNNNNNNNNNNNNNNNNNNNNNNNNNNNNNNNNNNNNNNNNNNNNNNNNNNNNNNNNNNNNNNNNNNNNNNNNNNNNNNNNNNNNNNNNNNNNNNNNNNNNNNNNNNNNNNNNNNNNNNNNNNNNNNNNNNNNNNNNNNNNNNNNNNNNNNNNNNNNNNNNNNNNNNNNNNNNNNNNNNNNNNNNNNNNNNNNNNNNNNNNNNNNNNNNNNNNNNNNNNtgtgtgtgtgtgtgtgtgtgtgtgtgtgtgtgtgtgtgtgtgtgtgtacttccacTTTTCCTTCGGTTTAGTCTATATTTTCATGCTTGCGTTTTCAAATACAAGCCCTTATTTCCATTTCCAAGCAAAGGATAACATATATTGCACTGTTTTCATCGATGTacgaaaaatgtaaacaaacgtaTGCTCgcgcacacactttcacacacgtatacacgcatacaagcacacacacacgcacgcacacatacacacacatatatatatatatatactcatacatattgaTGCACCTGTGCATGTGCATAAACACCTATATATTGATACATCTATATATTGATAGACCTATATATTGATACACCTAACATGTAcataaacacctatatatatatatatNNNNNNNNNNNNNNNNNNNNNNNNNNNNNNNNNNNNNNNNNNNNNNNNNNNNNNNNNNNNNNNNNNNNNNNNNNNNNNNNNNNNNNNNNNNNNNNNNNNNNNNNNNNNNNNNNNNNNNNNNNNNNNNNNNNNNNNNNNNNNNNNNNNNNNNNNNNNNNNNNNNNNNNNNNNNNNNNNNNNNNNNNNNNNNNNNNNNNNNNNNNNNNNNNNNNNNNNNNNNNNNNNNNNNNNNNNNNNNNNNNNNNNNNNNNNNNNNNNNNNNNNNNNNNNNNNNNNNNNNNNNNNNNNNNNNNNNNNNNNNNNNNNNNNNNNNNNNNNNNNNNNNNNNNNNNNNNNNNNNNNNNNNNNNNNNNNNNNNNNNNNNNNNNNNNNNNNNNNNNNNNNNNNNNNNNNNNNNNNNNNNNNNNNNNNNNNNNNNNNNNNNNNNNNNNNNNNNNNNNNNNNNNNNNNNNNNNNNNNNNNNNNNNNNNNNNNNNNNNNNNNNNNNNNNNNNNNNNNNNNNNNNNNNNNNNNNNNNNNNNNNNNNNNNNNNNNNNNNNNNNNNNNNNNNNNNNNNNNNNNNNNNNNNNNNNNNNNNNNNNNNNNNNNNNNNNNNNNNNNNNNNNNNNNNNNNNNNNNNNNNNNNNNNNNNNNNNNNNNNNNNNNNNNNNNNNNNNNNNNNNNNNNNNNNNNNNNNNNNNNNNNNNNNNNNNNNNNNNNNNNNNNNNNNNNNNNNNNNNNNNNNNNNNNNNNNNNNNNNNNNNNNNNNNNNNNNNNNNNNNNNNNNNNNNtattatctgtatcccctgtttatacatgttcgtttaatttgtttttatttatttgttcatgtgtttatacctactatttttgtatttaatttaattttgttaacgtatgtagttatttaattccatttgtttatctgtgtattgtattatatttttttcatattgttatcagtttatggggattttattgtcatatgttgtggtttgttgggggtgtgtgctagtgtttcattccagtttcctattcaggctaggtttatcttctattatgtgtgtagcttttgtaatttgtctaagcgctGCATCTGTac
Proteins encoded:
- the LOC128249775 gene encoding uncharacterized protein LOC128249775, whose protein sequence is MVARTSCGALIDEIRITDLDFDDDIVILAESLDVLRSALLSLSEKAEPLGLKISWVKIKVQSFVGFLRDSISSASVAIENVEVVDHFTYLNNMIHSSISCEFEVLKRLGSADVVVKSLNKDV